Proteins encoded together in one uncultured Desulfosarcina sp. window:
- the pheA gene encoding prephenate dehydratase, translating into MKVAFQGEHGAYSEVALYEHFGNDVEAVGCDAFDDVFDLVNNGKVTYGFIPVENTIAGTVVENYDLLFANEVFVIAEAYLPVRHTLLAKKGARLEDIKEAFSHPHALKQCKAFLKSKGIRMMATYDTAGAAKNVASGDRMDCAAIASALCADIYDMEVLENNIQSNSSNTTRFFVIAKKENVPEDHTTGKTTVAFKTRHYPGALVDCLKIFQKYKLNLTKLESRPIPENPWEYVFYAAIEAGIDDDEVKAAIGELTLHAVFVKLLGSYPKAEKCW; encoded by the coding sequence ATGAAAGTCGCATTCCAGGGAGAACACGGTGCCTACAGCGAAGTCGCTCTTTACGAACATTTCGGCAACGATGTGGAGGCGGTCGGATGCGACGCTTTTGACGACGTTTTCGATCTGGTGAACAACGGTAAGGTGACCTATGGCTTCATTCCCGTGGAGAATACCATTGCCGGCACCGTGGTGGAGAACTACGATCTTCTTTTTGCCAACGAGGTATTCGTGATCGCCGAGGCCTATCTGCCCGTCCGCCACACCCTGCTGGCCAAAAAAGGCGCCCGCCTCGAGGACATCAAGGAAGCTTTTTCGCACCCCCACGCCTTGAAGCAGTGCAAGGCATTTTTGAAATCGAAAGGCATCCGCATGATGGCCACCTACGATACGGCCGGTGCCGCCAAAAACGTGGCCTCCGGCGATCGCATGGATTGTGCCGCCATCGCTTCGGCGTTGTGCGCCGATATTTACGATATGGAAGTCCTCGAAAACAATATCCAGAGCAACAGCTCCAACACCACCCGTTTTTTCGTCATCGCGAAAAAGGAAAACGTTCCCGAGGACCATACCACGGGAAAAACCACGGTGGCGTTCAAAACCCGCCACTACCCCGGCGCTCTGGTGGACTGCCTGAAAATTTTTCAGAAATACAAGCTCAACCTCACGAAGCTGGAATCGCGGCCCATCCCGGAAAATCCCTGGGAGTATGTGTTCTATGCCGCCATCGAAGCAGGCATCGACGACGATGAAGTCAAGGCGGCCATCGGCGAACTGACGCTGCATGCCGTTTTCGTCAAGCTGCTGGGAAGCTACCCCAAGGCCGAAAAATGCTGGTAA
- a CDS encoding prephenate dehydrogenase/arogenate dehydrogenase family protein: MNHVGIIGFGRFGALTARYLAADCSVVVSTRSDKDDAIRACGARPVDFATACGQPVVILCTPISAMQATLKQAAPLLREDALVVDVCSVKVYPVQWMKELLPETVSILPTHPMFGPDSAADSLKGCKIVLCPERIREERYEKIKCWLEEKGLIVIQSTAGEHDEKIAVTLSLTHFIGRSLSAFGARDMDIDTEGYKRLMHILGVVSHDTWQLFEDMHAYNPYAKEKREAFIAAMTDIHERLNR; this comes from the coding sequence ATGAACCACGTCGGCATTATCGGTTTCGGACGGTTCGGAGCGCTGACCGCCCGATATCTGGCCGCGGATTGTTCCGTTGTCGTTTCCACCCGCAGCGACAAGGACGATGCCATCCGCGCCTGTGGAGCCCGTCCGGTGGATTTTGCGACCGCCTGCGGCCAGCCGGTCGTCATTCTGTGCACGCCCATTTCGGCCATGCAGGCGACCCTGAAACAGGCAGCTCCGCTCTTGAGAGAAGATGCGCTGGTGGTGGATGTGTGCTCGGTAAAAGTCTACCCGGTACAGTGGATGAAAGAACTTTTGCCCGAGACCGTTTCCATTCTTCCCACCCACCCCATGTTCGGCCCGGACAGCGCCGCCGACTCGCTGAAAGGTTGCAAAATCGTCCTCTGTCCCGAACGCATCCGTGAGGAGCGCTATGAAAAGATCAAGTGCTGGCTGGAAGAAAAAGGGTTAATCGTAATCCAATCCACGGCCGGGGAGCATGACGAGAAGATCGCCGTCACGCTTTCGCTGACCCATTTCATCGGGCGGTCGCTATCGGCCTTCGGCGCCCGGGACATGGACATCGATACGGAAGGGTACAAACGGCTCATGCACATCCTGGGGGTTGTCAGCCATGACACCTGGCAGCTTTTCGAGGACATGCACGCTTACAACCCCTATGCCAAGGAAAAACGCGAGGCGTTTATCGCCGCCATGACAGACATACACGAAAGGCTTAATCGATGA
- a CDS encoding pyridoxal phosphate-dependent aminotransferase — protein sequence MKLSKRVQSIEGSKTARFIPLLEQMRQAGRSVISLAIGEPVADTPAAVIEATVKALQQQKTRYSEMAGLKDLRAALATRFENCKPENIVVFNGSKQALYAAFQALCNPGDQVIIPLPCWVSFPEQVRMAGGEPVFVPTVDHQLDVEAIRAAVTEKTRAILINSPNNPTGAVYPGRDLERIARLAAENDLYIVADEAYSFFVYDNLQYTSVYDLEAVRERLIVTRSFSKHYAMTGFRVGYAVAPKEAAAAMVRLHSHLTGNVCTFAQYGALAALDMDEQLLARGRADLQRKRDLAFDQVQDLFPCIRPQGAFYLFPDISGHLRKNENSGDFAARILETAGVAVVPGEDFGLDGHVRICFAAPEEQLKEAFKRIREVL from the coding sequence TTGAAACTGTCCAAACGTGTCCAAAGCATCGAAGGATCGAAAACGGCCCGCTTCATCCCGCTGCTGGAACAGATGCGGCAGGCGGGACGGTCCGTGATCAGTCTGGCCATCGGTGAACCGGTGGCCGATACGCCGGCAGCGGTGATCGAAGCCACGGTCAAGGCCTTGCAGCAACAGAAAACCCGCTACAGTGAAATGGCCGGGCTCAAGGATTTGCGAGCCGCCCTGGCCACGCGCTTCGAAAACTGCAAGCCGGAGAACATCGTCGTTTTCAACGGGTCCAAGCAGGCTCTGTACGCCGCTTTTCAGGCGCTCTGCAATCCGGGGGATCAGGTGATTATCCCGCTGCCCTGCTGGGTGAGCTTTCCTGAGCAGGTCCGAATGGCCGGCGGTGAGCCGGTGTTCGTGCCCACCGTCGACCACCAGCTGGACGTGGAGGCCATCCGGGCGGCGGTCACCGAAAAAACCCGGGCCATTTTGATCAACTCGCCCAATAATCCCACCGGTGCCGTCTACCCCGGCCGGGACCTGGAGCGGATCGCCCGGTTGGCCGCGGAGAACGACCTGTATATCGTTGCCGACGAAGCGTACAGTTTTTTCGTTTATGACAATTTGCAGTACACCTCCGTTTACGATCTGGAGGCGGTCCGGGAACGGCTGATCGTCACCCGCAGCTTTTCGAAGCACTATGCCATGACCGGATTTCGCGTGGGGTACGCCGTCGCTCCCAAGGAGGCGGCCGCGGCCATGGTCCGGCTCCACAGCCACCTGACCGGCAATGTATGCACCTTCGCCCAGTACGGGGCCCTGGCCGCCCTGGATATGGACGAACAGCTGCTTGCCCGCGGCAGGGCGGACTTGCAGCGGAAACGCGATCTGGCGTTCGATCAGGTGCAGGACCTGTTTCCCTGCATCCGTCCCCAAGGCGCCTTTTACCTCTTTCCGGATATTTCGGGCCATCTGCGCAAAAACGAGAATTCCGGCGACTTTGCCGCCCGGATTCTGGAAACTGCCGGGGTGGCCGTGGTTCCCGGTGAGGACTTCGGGTTGGACGGCCATGTGCGCATCTGTTTTGCAGCGCCCGAAGAGCAATTGAAAGAAGCATTCAAACGAATTCGAGAGGTCCTATGA
- the aroC gene encoding chorismate synthase produces MSSTFGTLLKVSTFGESHCKGVGAVLDGCPPGMALSEADIQPQLDRRRPGQSKLTTDRQESDQVTIFSGVENGLTLGTPIGLFVPNKDQRPGDYREMSRIPRPSHADFTYQMKYGIRASSGGGRSSARETIGRVAAGAVAEKMLRERFGVEIVAWVSAVSDIAADHVDENLITRQLVDDNPIRCPSAAAAEKMQALVARVKEEKDSVGGIVTCVCRHVPVGWGEPVFDKLEAKLAQAMLSIPATKGFEIGSGFAGSRMRGSDHNDPFVAAEEGLGTQTNNSGGIQGGISNGAPIVFRIAFKPPATIGLAQETVDFDGQPVTLEAKGRHDPCVVPRAVPIVEAMAALVLGDFALRQHTRAQMKF; encoded by the coding sequence ATGTCAAGTACCTTCGGAACCCTATTGAAAGTCTCCACTTTCGGAGAATCTCACTGCAAAGGTGTGGGAGCGGTGTTGGACGGATGCCCTCCCGGCATGGCGCTCAGCGAGGCGGATATCCAACCCCAGCTGGACCGGCGTCGGCCTGGTCAGAGCAAGCTGACCACCGACCGCCAGGAGTCGGACCAGGTCACCATCTTCTCGGGGGTGGAAAACGGTCTTACCCTGGGCACGCCTATCGGCCTTTTCGTGCCCAACAAGGACCAGCGGCCCGGCGATTACCGGGAAATGAGCAGGATTCCACGCCCGTCCCATGCCGATTTCACCTACCAGATGAAATACGGCATCCGGGCCTCTTCGGGCGGCGGGCGCTCCAGCGCCCGGGAAACCATCGGGCGGGTGGCCGCCGGTGCGGTGGCCGAGAAAATGCTCAGGGAGCGTTTCGGAGTAGAGATCGTCGCCTGGGTCAGCGCCGTCAGCGATATCGCCGCCGACCATGTGGATGAGAACCTTATAACCCGGCAGCTGGTGGACGACAATCCGATCCGCTGCCCCTCGGCCGCAGCGGCCGAGAAAATGCAGGCCCTGGTGGCCCGTGTCAAGGAAGAGAAAGACAGCGTCGGCGGGATTGTTACCTGTGTCTGCCGCCATGTCCCGGTCGGCTGGGGTGAGCCGGTCTTCGACAAGCTGGAGGCCAAACTCGCCCAGGCCATGCTCTCCATCCCGGCCACCAAGGGATTTGAGATCGGCTCTGGATTTGCCGGCAGCCGGATGCGTGGATCGGATCATAACGATCCCTTTGTTGCGGCTGAAGAGGGGCTGGGGACGCAGACCAACAACAGCGGCGGCATCCAGGGCGGCATTTCCAATGGCGCGCCCATCGTTTTCCGGATCGCTTTCAAGCCGCCGGCCACCATCGGGCTGGCCCAGGAAACTGTCGATTTCGACGGCCAACCGGTCACGCTGGAGGCCAAGGGGCGCCACGACCCCTGCGTCGTTCCCCGGGCCGTGCCTATTGTGGAGGCCATGGCGGCGCTGGTTTTGGGGGATTTTGCTCTCAGACAGCACACCCGCGCGCAAATGAAATTTTGA
- a CDS encoding shikimate kinase, with product MLFDGNMNLYLIGYRCTGKTTVGRSLAERLGWPLTDTDGMIVDAAAGMSIDHMVASYGWSFFRQREYEVLSRVSAGDRQVVATGGGIVLDERNRLAMKTTGKVVWLTASETCIRTRMLADASTGDNRPTLTGRGLLEEIETVLAERTPLYESAADLVIATDRVGIEEICDRIVEALGIEA from the coding sequence ATGCTGTTTGACGGAAACATGAACCTTTATCTCATCGGATACCGCTGCACGGGCAAGACCACCGTGGGCCGATCGCTGGCCGAACGTCTCGGCTGGCCCCTGACGGATACGGACGGCATGATCGTCGATGCCGCCGCGGGTATGAGCATTGACCACATGGTTGCTTCCTATGGCTGGTCGTTTTTCAGGCAGCGGGAATATGAGGTGTTGTCCCGGGTATCTGCCGGCGACCGCCAGGTGGTGGCTACCGGAGGCGGCATCGTGCTCGACGAGCGCAACCGCCTGGCCATGAAAACCACCGGCAAGGTAGTCTGGCTCACGGCCAGCGAGACATGTATCCGGACGCGTATGCTGGCAGATGCTTCCACCGGGGACAATCGCCCCACGCTGACCGGCCGTGGACTGCTGGAGGAAATCGAAACGGTGCTGGCGGAAAGGACACCCCTTTACGAAAGCGCCGCCGATTTGGTGATCGCTACGGATCGTGTGGGGATTGAGGAGATATGTGATCGGATTGTGGAGGCGTTGGGGATTGAGGCATAA
- the aroA gene encoding 3-phosphoshikimate 1-carboxyvinyltransferase → MIEIKPHRFGHCRVGVPGSKSYTHRTMIAAALSDGPCTVRNPLRSQDTLLTLAALEKMGAAVADNGETVDIGGLSGCFKPCDEEIYLANSGTSMRLLTGVAALGRGTYRFTGSPRMYHRPIGHLLDALNQLGVAARAVEENGCPPVEIPGGQVSGGPVTVNCSVSSQFLSSLLLMAPCTPKGMSITISHGLVSSPYIDMTVDILNRFGIQVQRDGYIRFDIKGRQVYRAGEYTVEPDASQAGYFWGAAAITGGSVTVKGVTGASSQGDVGLAGVFEKMGCQVTRAAEGITVTGGTLRGVIVDMADMPDMVPTLAVVAAFAEGSTVIENVSHLKAKESDRLASTCAELKKMGIAARAEKDRLVVTGGKPHGAEIQTYDDHRIAMSFAMAGLVTPGVKILEPDCVKKSFPNFWEVWESLYAV, encoded by the coding sequence ATGATTGAAATCAAACCCCACCGGTTCGGACATTGTCGAGTCGGCGTCCCAGGCTCTAAAAGTTACACCCATCGAACGATGATTGCGGCCGCATTATCGGACGGCCCCTGCACGGTGCGAAATCCGCTGCGCAGCCAGGATACCCTCCTGACCCTGGCGGCCCTCGAGAAGATGGGCGCCGCGGTTGCCGACAACGGGGAAACGGTTGATATCGGCGGTTTGAGCGGCTGCTTCAAGCCCTGTGACGAGGAGATTTACCTGGCCAATTCCGGCACCTCCATGCGCCTGCTGACCGGTGTGGCCGCCCTGGGCCGGGGAACCTACCGGTTTACCGGTTCGCCGCGCATGTACCACCGTCCCATCGGCCATCTGCTGGACGCCCTGAACCAGTTGGGTGTTGCCGCCCGGGCGGTGGAGGAGAACGGCTGCCCGCCGGTGGAGATTCCCGGAGGGCAAGTTTCGGGCGGTCCGGTAACCGTCAACTGCAGTGTCAGCAGCCAATTTCTTTCATCCCTTTTGCTGATGGCTCCGTGCACCCCAAAGGGGATGTCGATTACCATTTCCCACGGTTTGGTCTCTTCTCCTTACATTGACATGACGGTAGACATTCTGAACCGTTTCGGCATCCAGGTGCAGCGGGACGGGTACATCCGCTTCGACATCAAGGGGCGACAGGTCTATCGGGCCGGTGAATACACGGTGGAGCCGGATGCCTCCCAAGCCGGATACTTCTGGGGGGCGGCTGCTATCACTGGCGGCAGTGTAACGGTTAAAGGGGTGACCGGTGCTTCCAGCCAGGGGGACGTGGGGCTGGCCGGGGTGTTTGAGAAAATGGGCTGCCAGGTGACCCGCGCTGCCGAAGGCATCACGGTGACCGGTGGAACCCTTCGGGGGGTGATCGTGGACATGGCCGACATGCCCGACATGGTGCCCACCCTGGCCGTGGTGGCCGCTTTTGCCGAAGGATCCACCGTGATCGAGAATGTCTCGCATCTCAAAGCCAAGGAGAGCGACCGGCTGGCATCCACCTGCGCCGAATTGAAGAAAATGGGCATCGCGGCCAGGGCCGAGAAAGACCGCCTGGTGGTCACCGGCGGCAAACCCCACGGGGCCGAGATCCAAACCTACGACGACCACCGTATTGCAATGAGTTTTGCCATGGCCGGTCTGGTGACACCCGGCGTGAAAATTCTGGAACCCGACTGTGTAAAAAAATCGTTCCCCAACTTCTGGGAAGTGTGGGAATCGCTTTATGCTGTTTGA
- a CDS encoding shikimate dehydrogenase: MTIDANTRLYAVIGDPVAHSLSPAMHNAAFEQTGYNGAYTAFRVTDLPGAIAGIRALDIHGLSVTIPHKVAVMDLLDEIDPLARRIGAVNTIVNEDGRLFGFNSDSPGAMAALLEKTPVAHRRVAVIGAGGAARALAHGIREYGGRLTVVNRSVDKGQRLAGELESDFCPLADFSGVGYDILVNTTSVGMVPKTDRMPVGYACLRPGMTVMDIVYNPLETKLLKAAREAGCAVVDGVAMFVHQGALQFERWTGLKAPVQLMKRTVIDALKQTGEKERGSHD, translated from the coding sequence TTGACCATTGACGCCAATACACGCCTGTATGCGGTCATCGGCGATCCGGTAGCCCACAGCCTCAGCCCGGCAATGCACAATGCCGCTTTTGAGCAGACCGGTTATAACGGTGCCTATACCGCCTTCCGGGTCACGGATCTTCCCGGCGCCATCGCCGGCATCCGGGCGCTGGATATCCACGGCTTAAGTGTGACCATCCCCCACAAGGTGGCGGTGATGGATTTGCTGGACGAGATCGATCCTCTGGCACGGCGGATCGGCGCCGTCAACACCATTGTCAACGAGGACGGCCGGCTTTTCGGGTTCAATTCGGACAGCCCCGGCGCCATGGCCGCATTGCTGGAGAAAACCCCGGTGGCACACCGACGGGTGGCGGTGATCGGGGCCGGAGGGGCGGCCCGGGCGCTGGCCCACGGGATCAGAGAATATGGCGGACGGCTGACCGTCGTCAACCGCAGTGTGGACAAGGGGCAGCGGCTGGCCGGGGAACTGGAGAGCGATTTCTGTCCCCTGGCCGATTTTTCCGGGGTTGGTTATGACATCCTGGTTAATACCACCTCGGTGGGTATGGTTCCAAAGACTGACCGGATGCCCGTTGGATACGCCTGTCTGCGGCCCGGCATGACGGTGATGGACATCGTCTACAACCCCCTGGAAACCAAACTGCTCAAGGCGGCGCGGGAGGCCGGATGCGCAGTGGTGGACGGCGTCGCCATGTTCGTTCACCAGGGCGCTTTGCAGTTTGAGCGCTGGACCGGACTGAAGGCTCCCGTTCAGCTGATGAAACGAACGGTTATCGATGCGTTGAAACAAACCGGAGAAAAGGAACGTGGTTCTCATGATTGA
- the pheA gene encoding prephenate dehydratase produces MTDDKETAPACTLATNICEIRDQIDHIDDTILDLINRRLNLAKRIGQLKKDSGNRVVDSTRESEILRRLTGLNKGPLNPNVLQHIFIDIIAAARAIQASQRVAYLGPEATFTHLAATSHFGYSVTYVPQPSIREIFSEVEKGACDYGVVPVENSVEGSVRHTLDLFFESDLGICAERYQPVSYDLLAQEISLSAIKTVYAHSQALNQCRSWLNQYLPGARLKECSSSAFAVEQAAGQKGVAAIAGGGAAAIFGLEAAASKIEDFSRPPTRFLVIGKEPVRPSGKDKTSLMFALAHVPGALAAALAPITDAGINLVKIESRPTRHESWSHFFFIDLEGHMEDGVIKKAIEQIRPHALYLKNLGSYPLVGVGV; encoded by the coding sequence ATGACAGACGACAAAGAGACCGCACCGGCATGCACCCTGGCCACCAACATCTGCGAGATCCGCGATCAGATCGATCACATCGACGACACGATTCTGGATCTGATCAACCGGCGGCTCAACCTGGCCAAACGGATCGGGCAGCTGAAAAAGGACAGCGGCAACCGGGTGGTGGACAGCACCCGGGAAAGTGAAATTCTCAGGCGCCTGACCGGGCTGAACAAGGGGCCGCTGAATCCCAATGTCCTGCAGCATATTTTTATCGACATCATCGCCGCCGCGCGTGCCATCCAGGCCTCCCAACGGGTGGCCTATCTTGGCCCCGAGGCCACCTTCACCCATCTGGCGGCTACCAGCCACTTCGGCTACTCGGTCACCTATGTGCCCCAGCCCAGCATCCGCGAGATATTCAGCGAAGTGGAAAAGGGCGCCTGCGATTACGGGGTCGTGCCGGTGGAGAACTCCGTGGAGGGTTCCGTGCGCCACACCCTGGATCTGTTTTTCGAATCGGATCTGGGCATCTGCGCCGAGCGCTACCAGCCGGTCTCCTACGATCTGCTGGCGCAGGAGATCAGCCTCAGCGCCATCAAAACCGTGTACGCCCATTCCCAGGCCCTCAACCAGTGCCGCAGCTGGCTGAATCAATATCTTCCCGGGGCCCGCTTGAAAGAATGCAGTTCCAGCGCCTTTGCCGTTGAACAGGCAGCCGGCCAAAAAGGGGTGGCCGCCATTGCCGGCGGCGGGGCGGCCGCAATTTTCGGCCTGGAGGCGGCGGCCTCCAAGATCGAGGATTTCTCCCGTCCACCGACGCGTTTTCTGGTGATCGGCAAAGAGCCGGTGCGCCCCTCGGGAAAGGACAAGACATCGCTGATGTTCGCCCTGGCCCATGTGCCCGGCGCCCTGGCCGCTGCCCTGGCGCCCATTACCGACGCCGGCATCAACCTGGTCAAGATCGAGTCGCGGCCCACGCGCCACGAAAGCTGGAGCCACTTTTTCTTTATCGACCTGGAGGGGCATATGGAAGACGGCGTTATCAAAAAGGCTATCGAACAGATTCGGCCGCACGCCCTTTACCTGAAGAACCTGGGGTCCTATCCCCTGGTTGGTGTGGGAGTCTGA
- a CDS encoding VWA domain-containing protein, with protein MVKKTIMPKHLPAALFFGICLLAIIGFAAPSRVGAAQFSADMTTVTNGRAAKGKIYVRGETYRMELVKGDKHAVVIVDDKAGLTKVLVDPKKIYLEMKNDDFGSAMNNPFVSYQISASYYGSQVVGKEEVVSGYPCTRKLTKLSGKDFLTAWFADKLDFPVKIVNHIKTGDFTELTHIEEGAQDEHLFQPPEGYVKMDHMPIDPPAWAADIPKAPVVHVPFEKTLSKGEMVKAPLKKGFKIIVRGENLLEGRTAVTAVAFKDGNPVTEPSKSTFNVSGKGQTLAIAIQETIAQADEIVIRVGEGRALIRTELEEAPEGLVLKKEHIKKMSGKDLHTYTDRPFRLVVRDDEKDGVDSRGTLVVYKGSFQSKEKLEAYDLNLKNGQSMSWQYPADKGIGTLSFDVAAGGIDVRLEYPEKAGVTPPSWKESPVKEAGSQQIEGTGATEARAGEKPTGDAVVGAESSTDGPAAILFICDASGSMWGQIQGQSKIEIAKSVLTDLINDLPDDSHAGLVAYGHRRKGDCQDVEELVPLQPIDKKRLISQIRAISPKGKTPITLSIRKTAEKLKSIEEETTIILVSDGKETCEEDPCALVKELKAAGIRFTMYVIGFDVGEAENAQLECIAQAGGGQYFTAKTAQEFRVAAKEAVKESQRFGYLKITALRSGKPISARVDIFPQGEKKTVKSVRSVTEPTLTGSKLKPGVYDLTITDMEVRPPQKATLSGVTVAAGAATEKRVDFSGGGLSVAVLAEGRKETGSLYVYRAGENQPLVTSDTSSDNPKTFALGPGVYDLRVLYKKVRPEMERRFSGIEIQAGQTIEKRVEFGEGKLSIEVLVNGKKKSTGFYIFDAGTTHRVTSSDTSSDNPKIVKLNPGTYDLQVVYRGSKPETERRFNGIEIKPGQTEERKAEFGEGQLSIEVLVNGKKGSAGYYVFDAGTNNRVTSSDTSSNNPKIINLNAGIYDLKVVYRKAIPEKEIVLKNIEVVQARTLEQRIEYQEGILNVKVTSGGQPTRGGLSFFRVGDSRRIATGDAEKPIRMQPGQYEVVVKAYKLERKPEKRFPFTIQAGQTTNLDVDF; from the coding sequence ATGGTTAAAAAGACGATCATGCCCAAACACCTGCCCGCAGCGTTGTTTTTCGGTATATGCCTGTTGGCGATAATCGGTTTTGCGGCCCCTTCTCGCGTTGGTGCGGCACAATTTTCCGCCGATATGACGACCGTGACAAACGGCAGGGCCGCCAAGGGAAAAATTTACGTTCGCGGCGAAACCTATCGCATGGAACTTGTGAAAGGGGACAAGCACGCAGTGGTGATCGTGGACGATAAGGCCGGCCTCACGAAGGTATTGGTGGATCCCAAAAAGATCTACCTGGAGATGAAAAACGATGATTTCGGCAGCGCCATGAACAACCCTTTTGTCTCCTACCAGATTTCGGCATCTTATTATGGCAGTCAGGTGGTCGGCAAAGAAGAGGTGGTCAGCGGGTACCCATGCACCAGGAAGCTCACGAAATTATCCGGCAAGGATTTCCTGACCGCCTGGTTTGCCGACAAGCTCGACTTCCCCGTCAAGATCGTGAACCATATTAAAACAGGCGATTTCACGGAGCTGACCCACATCGAGGAGGGTGCTCAAGACGAGCATCTGTTCCAGCCCCCGGAAGGATACGTCAAGATGGACCACATGCCCATCGACCCTCCCGCATGGGCCGCAGACATCCCCAAAGCTCCTGTCGTTCATGTTCCTTTCGAGAAGACCCTTTCCAAAGGAGAGATGGTAAAGGCCCCGCTGAAAAAAGGATTCAAGATTATTGTCCGGGGGGAAAATCTTTTGGAAGGACGAACGGCCGTTACCGCCGTGGCGTTTAAGGACGGCAACCCCGTCACTGAACCATCCAAGAGTACTTTCAACGTCTCCGGTAAGGGCCAGACGCTGGCCATTGCCATACAGGAGACAATCGCGCAGGCCGATGAAATCGTGATCCGCGTCGGGGAGGGTCGGGCGCTCATTCGAACAGAACTGGAGGAGGCGCCAGAAGGCCTCGTTCTGAAAAAGGAACACATCAAAAAGATGTCCGGCAAGGACCTGCACACATATACGGACAGGCCTTTTCGGCTGGTTGTCAGGGATGATGAAAAAGACGGTGTCGACAGCCGGGGAACACTGGTTGTTTACAAGGGATCGTTTCAGAGCAAGGAAAAGCTCGAAGCGTACGATCTGAACCTTAAAAACGGCCAGAGCATGTCCTGGCAGTATCCGGCGGACAAGGGCATCGGGACCCTGAGTTTCGATGTCGCTGCCGGCGGCATTGACGTACGCCTGGAATATCCGGAAAAAGCGGGTGTTACACCACCCTCATGGAAGGAGAGTCCCGTAAAGGAGGCGGGCTCGCAGCAGATCGAGGGAACCGGTGCGACCGAGGCACGAGCCGGAGAAAAACCGACGGGGGACGCGGTCGTTGGAGCGGAATCTTCGACCGACGGACCCGCAGCGATCCTGTTTATCTGCGATGCCTCCGGTTCCATGTGGGGGCAGATCCAGGGGCAGTCCAAAATTGAGATTGCCAAATCGGTCCTGACGGATCTCATCAACGATCTGCCCGACGACAGCCATGCCGGTCTCGTGGCGTATGGCCATCGCCGCAAGGGGGATTGCCAGGATGTGGAAGAGCTGGTGCCGTTGCAGCCGATCGACAAAAAGCGCCTGATCTCCCAAATCAGGGCCATCAGCCCCAAGGGCAAAACGCCCATCACCCTTTCCATAAGAAAGACAGCCGAAAAGCTGAAAAGCATCGAAGAGGAGACCACCATTATTCTCGTCAGTGACGGCAAGGAGACGTGTGAGGAAGACCCGTGCGCGCTGGTGAAGGAACTCAAGGCGGCCGGTATCCGGTTCACCATGTATGTGATCGGTTTCGATGTCGGCGAAGCGGAAAACGCCCAGCTCGAATGCATCGCCCAAGCAGGCGGCGGACAATACTTCACGGCCAAGACCGCCCAGGAATTCCGCGTGGCGGCCAAAGAGGCGGTCAAAGAATCGCAGCGTTTCGGTTACCTCAAAATCACCGCCCTGAGAAGCGGAAAGCCCATCTCTGCCCGCGTGGATATCTTCCCGCAAGGCGAGAAAAAGACCGTCAAAAGCGTTCGTTCGGTTACGGAACCGACTTTGACGGGATCGAAATTGAAACCGGGGGTTTATGATCTGACAATAACGGATATGGAGGTGCGACCGCCCCAAAAGGCGACACTTTCCGGTGTGACGGTTGCGGCGGGTGCTGCCACGGAAAAGCGCGTCGACTTCAGCGGTGGCGGTTTGAGCGTGGCGGTTTTGGCCGAGGGTCGAAAAGAGACGGGCAGCCTTTATGTCTATCGCGCCGGTGAGAATCAACCCCTGGTTACCAGCGATACCTCCAGCGACAATCCAAAGACGTTCGCCCTTGGCCCCGGGGTATATGATCTCCGGGTCTTGTATAAAAAAGTCAGGCCGGAAATGGAGCGCCGTTTCAGTGGTATCGAGATCCAGGCGGGGCAGACGATTGAAAAGCGGGTTGAGTTCGGTGAAGGCAAGCTGAGCATCGAAGTTCTGGTCAATGGCAAAAAGAAATCGACCGGTTTTTATATCTTTGACGCCGGTACGACCCATCGGGTGACCAGCAGCGATACCTCCAGTGACAATCCAAAGATTGTGAAATTAAACCCCGGCACGTATGATCTTCAGGTCGTTTATAGAGGGTCCAAGCCCGAAACGGAGCGCCGTTTCAACGGTATCGAAATCAAACCCGGCCAGACAGAAGAAAGAAAGGCGGAATTCGGTGAAGGCCAGCTGAGCATCGAAGTTCTGGTCAACGGCAAAAAAGGGTCTGCCGGCTATTATGTCTTTGACGCCGGCACGAACAATCGCGTGACCAGCAGCGATACCTCCAGTAACAACCCCAAAATTATCAACCTGAATGCCGGCATCTACGACCTGAAGGTCGTCTATCGCAAAGCCATTCCGGAAAAGGAAATCGTCCTGAAGAACATTGAAGTCGTCCAGGCCCGGACCTTGGAACAGCGGATCGAGTACCAGGAGGGCATTCTCAATGTAAAGGTCACTTCCGGCGGTCAACCCACTCGGGGCGGTCTTTCATTTTTCCGGGTCGGCGATTCCAGGCGCATTGCAACCGGAGACGCAGAAAAACCGATCAGAATGCAGCCGGGCCAGTATGAAGTTGTCGTCAAAGCATACAAATTAGAGAGGAAACCCGAAAAACGATTTCCTTTTACGATACAGGCCGGGCAAACAACGAATCTGGATGTGGATTTCTGA